The DNA window CCGCACGGGCATTACGGGATCGGCGGCGACGGCGAGGGTCAGCAGCAGGGCGGTAATCACGATGGCACTCCTTTCGTATTGACAGGCCGCAAGCATTGTGTCGGAAGGGAGAGGCTGGGTGCAACGGAATGTCCGGACAGAATGGACGGAATGGAGTATGGAAATGTTGTGAGAAATTGATGCCCCACTGATATCGGGGGTGAAACGATTTCGCTCGAGGATCGTGGAGAAATCATAAGGTTTCCACAATTCTTTGCGCCCCTCTCCGGCCTAGGCTGCGTGTGTAGCAACCGCGGCAGGATTGCCGGATGAGGAGGCCTTGTGATGACGGTACGAATTCGATCGGAACGGCTTATAACGGCCATGGACCCCCGTTTGTTGCGGCAAATGGGAATCCGATTGCGCGCGTGGTACGAGACGGAAGAGGAGATTCTCGAGGGGTTGCGGTGGGGCCGCCGGAAGGCGGAGTTGTTGCAGTGGGTGCGGCGGAAGATGCAGCGGAAATTGACGGCAAGGGAACGGCGGTGTGTGGAGTTGTATTACTTCGGGGGCCTGACGTACGCGCAGGCGGGCTACGCAACGGGGACAAACGCATCGTCGGTGTTGCGAGCCGTGCGGCGCTCGGTAAACAAGTTGCGGGCATTGGCGGAGCGCGAAGGCGTGACCTTGGCGAAAGGGGTGCCGAAGCGGAGAAGGTGTAGCCCAAGGCAAAGGAACGTGAAGAGGACTTAAGGAACAAATGGGTCCCATGAGACCCATAGGGGCAATGAATGCAGATGGTGAGATGAAAACTGGAACTGGCCGTGGAAGCGGGTTATGAGTCGTGAGGCACGGGATTCAGGGCGCGCGCGAAACGTATGAGGGTAGACGTGACCTCTTCGATGCGTTCGTGGAGGCGCGGATCGATGATGCGGCCGCCGTCGATATCGGCTTCGGTAGCGTAGACGAACCGGGGCACGATAACGGATCGGAAATCGAGCATGAGGCTGTTGGCGAAGGTCATCACGGACGTGAAGCTGATGGTGCTGCCCGCGGAACAGAGGAAACCGACAATCTTCTCGCGCCAAGCGTTGCCCGTGAGCTCGATGAGGTTCTTGGCAGCCGCGTTAACGGCAAAGTTGTAAATTGGGACCGCGATCAGAACGCCTTCGGCGTCGGCGATCTTGCGTGAAAGTTCGGCGACAAGCGGATCGCCATAAGCCGATGCGCCGTCGCACAAGGGCAGGGGGCAGTTCTGCAAATCGACGAACTCGACGTCGACGCCAGCTGCTTCGAGGCGCGTTTGGGCGGCCCTTGCGAGGACGCGGCTGCGACTATTGGGATTCAGGCTGCAACTGAAAATGAGAAAGCTCATATCGCGTGACAATTGCCTCGGGTTGTTTGGTGCCGTGAAACCGAAATGCCGACAGGTACCGGCGTTACAGTGTCAATGAGAAACGACGCAAGATGCCGGAATGTTCCCGCGTTCAAATCTGTTCGCGGCCGCGGATGACCATGAGACGGATTTCGGTCATGTCCTCAATGGCAAAACGAACGCCTTCGCGGCCCAGTCCGCTGGACTTGACGCCGCCGTAAGGCATGTGGTCAACGCGCCAGGACGGGACATCGCCGATGACTACGCCGCCGACTTCGAGCGTATCCCAGGCGCGCAAGGCGCGGGACAGGTCGCGCGTGAACACGCCGGCCTGGAGGCCGTATTCGCTGGCGTTCACTTCGCGCAGGGCGCTATCGAAGTCGCGGAACGGCGCGAGGCATGCGACAGGCCCGAAGACTTCGTTGGCCCAGACAGGCTCGGAATGCGAGACGTTTTCGAGGAGCGCGGGCAGGATCATGCGCCCGTCGCGTGTGCCGCCGCAGAGTAATCGTGCACCCGCGGTGACTGCGGACTGGACCCACGATTCGATTCGCGCGGCTTCAGCATCGGAGATGATCGGTCCGATGAACGTGGATTCAAGTCGCGGGTCGCCGCAAGTGAGCGCGTTGGTTTCCGCGACGAGGCGGTCACGCAGACTCTCGTACACCGACTCGTGAGCGAGGATGCGTTGCACGCTGATGCAGCTCTGTCC is part of the Candidatus Hydrogenedentota bacterium genome and encodes:
- a CDS encoding NAD(P)H-dependent oxidoreductase, which codes for MSFLIFSCSLNPNSRSRVLARAAQTRLEAAGVDVEFVDLQNCPLPLCDGASAYGDPLVAELSRKIADAEGVLIAVPIYNFAVNAAAKNLIELTGNAWREKIVGFLCSAGSTISFTSVMTFANSLMLDFRSVIVPRFVYATEADIDGGRIIDPRLHERIEEVTSTLIRFARALNPVPHDS